The Aeromicrobium yanjiei genome includes a region encoding these proteins:
- a CDS encoding CsbD family protein — translation MGLGDKISNAGDDAKGKAKEAVGGATNDDELERQGKGDQAKADLKNAGEKVKDAFKH, via the coding sequence ATGGGTCTCGGAGACAAGATCAGCAACGCAGGTGACGACGCCAAGGGCAAGGCGAAGGAAGCCGTTGGCGGCGCCACGAACGACGACGAGCTCGAGCGTCAGGGCAAGGGAGACCAGGCCAAGGCCGATCTCAAGAACGCCGGCGAAAAGGTGAAGGACGCCTTCAAGCACTGA